In Desulfobacterales bacterium, the sequence CAGGCCCGTGTGGGACGGATTCATATCCTCAACAAGATGTTGGAAACCATTCGAGAGCCGCGCAAAGAAATTTCACCGTATGCACCGACGATCACCACGATTAAAATTAACCCGGACAAAATCCGTGAGGTCATCGGACCCGGTGGTAAAATCATTCGCGGCATCCAAAGCGAAACCAATACCAGTATTGAAATCGATGATTCCGGAATGGTAAAAATCGCCGCCTACTCCAAAGAAGAAGGCCAGGCGGCAATTAAAATGGTGGAAGATCTTACCCAGGAACCCGAAATCGGCGCTATCTATGAAGGAACCGTTGTCAAAGTTACTGATTTCGGTGCTTTCGTGCAGATCCTGCCGGGTACAGATGGCCTGGTGCATATCTCTCAGCTGGCCAATCGGCGCATCACCAAAGTAACCGATGTTGTCAAAGAGGGGGATTCGCTAAAGGTCAAGGTGCTGGAAATCAGCCGGGATGGCAAAATCCGGCTCAGTCATAAAGCTGTCCTGGAAGAAAAACATGGCCGCGAACGTAAATAAGACTGAGTTAAAAAATGGTATCCGTATTTTAAGCCAAAAAATGCCGCACACCCGTTCGGTGTCCATGGGTGTTTGGGTCAGTGTCGGGGCCCGCGATGAAAAACCGGCTGAAAGCGGGCTTTCTCATTTTATCGAGCACATGATTTTTAAGGGCACCCAACGGCGATCCGCCTATCAGATTGCCAAAGAATTCGATGCGATCGGTGGTCACACCAATGCATTTACGACCATGGAAAGTACCTGCTATCATGGCAAGGTAATGGACACCCACTTGGATACCATGGTCGACATTCTCTCTGATATCTTCTTAAATTCCGTATTTGATCCCCAGGAAATCGAAAAAGAACGACCGGTCATACTGCAGGAAATCAAAATGGTCAAAGAAAGCCCGGATGAGTATGTCCATCTGCTTTCTGGTAAAAACTTCTGGGGGGACAATCCTTTGGGACGTTCCATTTTGGGCACTCAGGAAAATATCATTCAGTTTGACGCCGATCAGATCAAAAATTATTTCCATCGTCTTTATCAACCAGATCGAATTTTGATATCGGTTGCCGGCAATGTCGACCATGCACATTTAATCGATCGACTGGGGCCGGCTTTTGAATCTATCAAACCCGGCAATGGCATCAACGATCGTGTCACCCCCCAAAGCCAGGGTCTGGTCAATTTGAACTACCAAGACCTGGAACAGGTTCACATTTGTTTGAGTACCCCCGGGCTAGCCGTAAACGACCCGGGTCGTTACGCCTGTTCTCTGCTCAACACAATTCTTGGCGGCAATATGAGTTCACGCCTGTTTCAGCAAATCAGGGAAAAAAGAGGATTGGCCTATACGGTGTATTCCTTTATGATGTCCCATGTGGACACCGGTATGTGCGGCATCTATCTGGCGGTGGATCCCGCCAGAGCTCTGGAAACCACGAATCTGGTGCTCCAAGAATTAGATCGGTTATGCGCCGAACCCGTATCGGCTGCCGAGCTGAAAGGAGCCGTTGAGTATACCAAGGGCAGTCTGCTGCTGGCATCGGAAAGTAATGAAAACCAGATGGTCCGCTGTGCCCAGAATGAAATTCATTTTAAACGTGACATCCGGCTGCAAGACGTTATCAGGCGTGTTGAATCGGTAACAGCTGCAGATATTTTAGAGCTTTCTCAAAGCCTATTTGTCAGAAACAAAATTGGATTAACGCTGCTGGGGCCGGATAAGAACGATAAACCTTTCGAAGATGCTCTGTATAAATAACCCCCTGGTTCCGGGTTCAGTGGCTTATAAAGGTTTCGGGTGTCAGGGAACTGCGGATCACATCGAAATTCAGATTCTCATGGAGATTATTAACGCCAATGGCTTCAGGACCAGCTTGGAACGCATTGGAAAAATTACTGACACCTGACACCTGAACACTGACACCTCATCATGATGAACGATTCACCTGTGATTAAAATCTTGCGCTTGCGTCCAGAAACAGATGCTGATATGCCCCTTCCCCGCTATATGACGCCACAATCAGCGGGCATGGATGTGTGCGCAGCCATAGAGCAGGAACTTGTTTTAGATAAAGGCGCTCGCGCCTTGATACCCACCGGCTTTGCGATTGCCCTTCCAACAGGCTATGAGGCCCAGATTAGGCCGCGCAGCGGATTGGCCGTCAAACATGGCATCGGGCTAATCAATTCCCCTGGAACCATCGATGCCGATTATCGTGGTGAAATCAAAATTGCGGTCATCAATTTAGGCACTCAGCCCTACACTGTTAAGCGCGGTGACCGCATTGCGCAAATGGTCATTAAACAAGTGACCATTGCGCAACTCGATGTGGTCGAAGAATTGGATGAAACCGAGCGCAATAACGGAGGATTTGGGCATACGGGTCAATAAAGGTTGGCCGGTTGAGCCTGTTATGCCCGTTGAGCCCGTTGAAATAAGCCAGATTCATTTAAATACCGTCTAACCGGCCAATAACGTTAGTCGTTATTGGAAGCTATCTCAAAAATGCATCTAACGCTCAATGGCTGCGTTAAAAACCGATTCAAAATGCTCGAATACTAACGTGTATGCTCCACTTTTGAATCGGTTTTCGCCTTGCCCTTGAGCGTAATCTACTATTTTTGAGATAGCTTCTGGTTATTCGTTTTTAGGGGGTATTGGTCGCCAGGTATTGGGTATTAGAGATATGTGGTTTGGTGACATATTGTTTTGATATAATTCTAATAACAAATAACATATAA encodes:
- a CDS encoding pitrilysin family protein, yielding MAANVNKTELKNGIRILSQKMPHTRSVSMGVWVSVGARDEKPAESGLSHFIEHMIFKGTQRRSAYQIAKEFDAIGGHTNAFTTMESTCYHGKVMDTHLDTMVDILSDIFLNSVFDPQEIEKERPVILQEIKMVKESPDEYVHLLSGKNFWGDNPLGRSILGTQENIIQFDADQIKNYFHRLYQPDRILISVAGNVDHAHLIDRLGPAFESIKPGNGINDRVTPQSQGLVNLNYQDLEQVHICLSTPGLAVNDPGRYACSLLNTILGGNMSSRLFQQIREKRGLAYTVYSFMMSHVDTGMCGIYLAVDPARALETTNLVLQELDRLCAEPVSAAELKGAVEYTKGSLLLASESNENQMVRCAQNEIHFKRDIRLQDVIRRVESVTAADILELSQSLFVRNKIGLTLLGPDKNDKPFEDALYK
- the dut gene encoding dUTP diphosphatase — encoded protein: MMNDSPVIKILRLRPETDADMPLPRYMTPQSAGMDVCAAIEQELVLDKGARALIPTGFAIALPTGYEAQIRPRSGLAVKHGIGLINSPGTIDADYRGEIKIAVINLGTQPYTVKRGDRIAQMVIKQVTIAQLDVVEELDETERNNGGFGHTGQ